In the genome of Leptospira dzoumogneensis, one region contains:
- a CDS encoding Ig-like domain-containing protein — translation MKRIFLGKMSRGLEMDLKNIKISNVDKGIKLAILSILWAGILGCSPEKMKGFAMSDVFDLGFFSGGRIFDANPNLQPPYNSVDNDTAVLPVDFGSTNPQATLFINSVENVDRYKELEIRFSHPMNKTTVEQNFTISGNSGNLIGPNPGGEFYWKSPQRLFFNPYRELKPTETYTLTINPNAATIAGVSLENYNITFRTTADYSMTNKITQGSQYTLNGSNDMTFDQSAALTLASTYSNPVVGENYIQSVSLKKIGSNNSQDICTTPPCSMSATISLNLNTSQVPPTVGGNTYYYEIVTANGKTSRKYFSFNYGKLENANGVLPYVANGVMDEAQMLPFLGKAIQKYTTGAFKVKDTNGTPRTFQEFLLGMPDFPKKKFFENGAWTIGEACMRQDAKMSGDANAAAFKDFDYIPVFGAKSGGAGRGYCWVRHPDCVTDNGPPYHPKKRNGIDRDQWWTIYNNNNCGQNQNNANYPQACKNLFHWNEPAWSLCHYPTDVKTYKNGGYTSTVFSAFGRPEGDIGSAGEDLLDCAFPACFFDSYHIEKIAPGPFSKYSAILNVASGGIADGSAAITLDVYVTDMRLPKFVKCGSNNATHGCAAGTGTQLGNVVADLKVNPGSGGVTPGLGLDLKSRYTEVDLLVVSRFEDWYGAFNGPGALLVFRTTAKLNWDPAVEGVLNPSGYDWNNVQLSKPRLALARTRNNMTVTSDGLINMTVKTPFTVNDDYFPDNPSVAQILSNSNNFFIRPWANPLHMSLAGLYPGEDTSDFMYTAPMTYIHGSEGFNTIIEALVGREELSNMANLTVDQVKQIITQYMLRDIVQRIAPNVLNSVIADLRDTGVTITLPSYLPAPLGNFPLTVKFKLNTDASIKHDGTNKGLVTSLDFAFTSNYNPAGGLRTQSGKTGMVTTRTWTAANPPPSTYQFSQSAANPGFLISMHTDTISQAAFHLWQRRGLDIVLNKAFIDGMNAFAGADPLFALTTSFLKASPLVTILVPGRNKLQGLNGSNAIAPPVKSYDDIDMVMSPIHAPNVKFKPMTSAGVPKMRLYFTEMQLQIVAKKPTSCTGLLDTELTECQADTRANGYQQTLGTVRINFAADADFRFKMFSNPTNNPAFANLNALQVILDPVNNLDYAVEVLEGQTYNPFGLDPEGIKSVISPLVTTLVIPMVNSIMKEIPMPPDITFPKLINPAGTQSCAISAKSDKVQFFTLNTPQVADPYLLGGMRFVGQAVTDPASLIVCP, via the coding sequence ATGAAGAGAATTTTTTTGGGAAAAATGAGTCGAGGGCTGGAAATGGATCTGAAAAATATAAAAATTTCTAATGTCGATAAAGGAATCAAACTCGCGATCCTTTCTATTTTGTGGGCAGGAATCTTAGGATGTAGCCCTGAAAAAATGAAAGGATTTGCAATGTCGGATGTTTTCGACTTGGGATTCTTTTCCGGGGGAAGGATATTTGATGCTAATCCTAATCTTCAACCTCCGTATAATAGCGTGGACAATGATACCGCTGTTCTTCCTGTAGATTTCGGTTCTACCAATCCTCAGGCAACCTTATTCATTAATTCCGTCGAGAACGTAGACAGATACAAGGAATTAGAGATCCGCTTTTCTCATCCGATGAATAAAACCACAGTGGAGCAAAATTTTACGATTTCCGGAAATTCCGGGAATCTGATCGGACCTAATCCGGGTGGAGAATTTTACTGGAAAAGTCCGCAAAGATTATTTTTTAACCCTTATCGTGAGTTAAAACCTACCGAGACCTATACTCTTACTATTAATCCGAATGCGGCTACTATCGCAGGTGTTTCTTTAGAAAATTATAATATTACTTTTAGAACGACTGCCGATTATAGTATGACCAACAAAATTACCCAAGGAAGCCAATATACTCTGAATGGATCGAATGATATGACATTCGATCAGTCAGCGGCTTTGACACTGGCATCCACCTACTCGAATCCGGTTGTAGGAGAGAATTATATCCAATCGGTCTCTTTGAAAAAGATCGGTTCTAATAATTCTCAAGATATTTGTACCACTCCTCCTTGTTCAATGAGTGCTACAATCTCTTTGAATTTAAATACTTCTCAGGTTCCTCCTACTGTCGGTGGGAATACCTACTATTATGAGATCGTTACTGCCAATGGGAAAACTTCCCGTAAGTATTTCAGCTTTAACTACGGTAAATTGGAGAATGCGAACGGAGTTCTTCCTTACGTAGCAAACGGTGTGATGGATGAGGCTCAGATGCTTCCATTCTTAGGGAAGGCCATCCAGAAATATACTACAGGCGCTTTTAAAGTAAAAGATACAAACGGAACACCTCGTACTTTCCAAGAATTCCTATTAGGGATGCCTGATTTTCCTAAGAAAAAATTCTTTGAGAACGGAGCTTGGACTATCGGTGAAGCTTGTATGAGACAAGACGCTAAAATGTCCGGGGATGCAAACGCAGCTGCATTTAAAGATTTCGATTATATTCCTGTGTTCGGAGCGAAATCAGGCGGTGCCGGAAGAGGATATTGTTGGGTAAGGCACCCTGATTGTGTTACGGATAACGGACCTCCTTATCACCCTAAAAAAAGGAACGGGATCGACAGAGACCAATGGTGGACTATATACAATAATAATAATTGTGGTCAAAACCAGAATAACGCGAATTATCCTCAAGCTTGTAAGAACTTATTCCATTGGAACGAGCCTGCTTGGAGTCTTTGCCATTATCCTACCGATGTGAAGACGTATAAGAACGGTGGATATACTTCTACAGTATTCTCCGCATTCGGTAGACCGGAAGGGGATATCGGATCAGCGGGAGAAGACCTGTTAGATTGTGCATTCCCCGCATGTTTCTTCGATTCTTATCATATCGAAAAAATCGCTCCGGGACCTTTCTCAAAATATAGTGCGATCTTAAACGTAGCTTCCGGCGGAATTGCAGATGGAAGTGCTGCTATCACATTAGACGTATACGTAACCGACATGAGACTTCCTAAGTTCGTCAAATGCGGATCGAATAATGCAACTCATGGTTGTGCCGCAGGAACCGGGACCCAATTAGGGAACGTTGTTGCGGATCTCAAAGTAAACCCTGGTTCCGGAGGAGTTACACCTGGATTAGGTTTGGATCTAAAATCCAGGTATACGGAAGTGGATCTATTAGTTGTATCTCGTTTCGAAGACTGGTATGGGGCATTTAACGGACCTGGAGCTCTACTCGTATTCAGAACCACTGCTAAGTTGAACTGGGATCCAGCCGTAGAAGGAGTTTTAAATCCTTCCGGTTATGATTGGAATAACGTGCAATTGTCCAAACCTCGTTTGGCTTTAGCCCGTACTCGTAATAATATGACTGTGACTTCCGACGGTTTGATCAATATGACCGTTAAGACCCCATTCACAGTAAACGACGATTACTTCCCTGATAATCCTAGCGTTGCACAGATACTCTCGAATTCGAATAACTTCTTCATTCGTCCTTGGGCAAACCCTTTGCATATGTCTTTAGCAGGTTTGTATCCTGGGGAAGATACTTCCGACTTCATGTATACGGCTCCGATGACTTACATTCATGGTAGTGAAGGTTTTAACACAATCATCGAAGCACTCGTAGGTAGAGAAGAGTTAAGTAATATGGCGAACTTAACTGTGGATCAGGTAAAACAGATCATCACACAGTATATGCTCAGAGATATCGTACAAAGGATCGCTCCTAACGTTCTTAACTCTGTGATCGCCGACTTAAGGGACACAGGAGTGACTATCACTTTACCAAGTTATCTTCCTGCACCTCTTGGGAATTTCCCATTAACAGTGAAGTTTAAACTGAATACGGATGCGTCCATCAAACATGATGGAACCAATAAAGGGCTTGTGACTTCTTTGGATTTTGCGTTCACAAGCAATTATAATCCTGCAGGCGGACTAAGAACCCAATCCGGAAAAACAGGTATGGTTACGACCAGGACTTGGACTGCTGCAAATCCGCCTCCTTCTACCTATCAGTTCAGCCAATCCGCTGCAAACCCTGGATTCTTGATCTCTATGCATACCGATACAATTTCTCAGGCTGCATTCCATTTATGGCAGAGAAGGGGATTGGATATCGTTCTGAATAAAGCATTCATCGATGGAATGAATGCCTTTGCAGGTGCGGATCCTCTATTTGCTTTGACCACTTCTTTCTTAAAAGCTTCTCCTTTGGTCACGATCCTTGTGCCTGGAAGGAATAAATTACAAGGTCTGAACGGTTCCAACGCGATTGCACCTCCTGTAAAATCTTATGATGATATAGATATGGTGATGTCTCCGATCCATGCTCCTAACGTGAAGTTTAAACCTATGACTTCTGCCGGAGTGCCTAAGATGAGATTGTATTTTACGGAAATGCAATTACAGATCGTTGCAAAGAAACCGACTTCTTGCACAGGTCTTTTGGATACTGAACTTACCGAATGCCAAGCGGATACAAGAGCGAACGGTTACCAACAAACTCTTGGAACTGTTAGGATCAATTTTGCAGCGGACGCAGATTTCCGTTTCAAAATGTTCTCTAACCCGACCAATAACCCTGCATTTGCTAACTTGAATGCACTTCAGGTGATTTTGGATCCGGTGAATAACTTGGATTATGCAGTAGAAGTTTTGGAAGGACAAACTTACAATCCATTCGGCTTAGACCCGGAAGGTATCAAATCGGTGATCTCTCCGTTAGTCACCACTTTGGTAATTCCTATGGTAAACAGTATTATGAAAGAGATACCAATGCCTCCGGACATCACTTTCCCTAAATTGATCAACCCTGCAGGAACTCAATCTTGTGCGATCAGTGCGAAGAGTGATAAGGTACAATTCTTCACCTTGAATACTCCTCAAGTTGCGGATCCGTATCTGTTAGGAGGAATGAGATTTGTAGGACAAGCCGTAACAGATCCTGCATCTCTGATTGTCTGCCCTTAA
- a CDS encoding BTAD domain-containing putative transcriptional regulator, which produces MTYYQLSCYLVVTVLVYRTIHNLVLYFRNRKQAYLLYFALLQVAYGGYLFCFIQTINVDNPEKALIWERMENATAAIFATFIALFVNNYKKLFSRDFILLYVFMNLILAGILLQDPNAYTMSVAHPKHFPSLGIVIYETDQPTIMQFIFLSGILMIVWTVMKVMNQFRKNRFRNHFLFYGLVLFFASLIADILVASDLLGIPYTSHFSFLILMFCVDSFLTVNKSEREVRMEFKESVSKWLTKPEASSFGSQTKDTSVEGPESNINKEKGRNPKKLSVRALGPLELDLDGKKIPAAEYSSKKKLLKLIKLLLVRFGKGVHKEELLENLWPGMSEKNALNSLHALLFRLRKILGNPEAVVFAEDRLFFHPDLVEADFVEFEKKFETAGKLLRNKKEEEAVQSYREAQELYTGDFFEFDLYFPESELKREYLRKNLIEIYRILCEYAQKAGDANSLLSDSESWIRLDDLDERAWRFHFESLQSLDRKNEALRKFEDMKKILKKELGVEPDQETVSLIEKIRVTSPVS; this is translated from the coding sequence ATGACGTATTACCAGCTTTCATGTTACTTGGTGGTGACTGTACTAGTCTACCGTACGATTCATAATTTAGTTCTATATTTTAGAAATCGGAAACAAGCATACCTTCTTTACTTTGCACTATTGCAAGTAGCGTATGGCGGTTATCTATTCTGTTTTATCCAAACAATCAATGTAGATAATCCTGAAAAAGCTTTAATCTGGGAAAGAATGGAGAATGCGACTGCCGCTATATTCGCAACGTTTATCGCTCTATTCGTGAATAATTATAAGAAATTATTTAGCAGGGATTTCATTCTTCTATACGTATTCATGAACTTGATCCTTGCGGGGATATTGCTGCAAGATCCGAACGCTTATACAATGAGCGTTGCTCATCCTAAACATTTTCCTTCTTTGGGCATAGTGATCTATGAAACGGACCAGCCAACAATCATGCAGTTTATCTTCCTTTCCGGGATCCTGATGATCGTATGGACTGTGATGAAGGTGATGAATCAGTTCAGAAAGAACAGATTCAGGAACCATTTTCTATTCTATGGATTGGTATTATTTTTCGCGAGTTTGATCGCGGACATCTTGGTTGCGAGCGATCTACTCGGCATTCCTTATACTTCTCATTTTAGCTTTTTGATCCTCATGTTCTGCGTGGACAGCTTCCTCACAGTGAATAAGTCCGAAAGGGAAGTCAGAATGGAATTCAAGGAATCGGTTTCCAAATGGCTTACTAAGCCGGAGGCTTCTTCTTTTGGATCACAAACAAAGGACACAAGCGTAGAAGGTCCCGAATCTAATATTAATAAAGAAAAGGGCCGCAATCCTAAAAAGTTAAGTGTTAGAGCACTTGGGCCGTTGGAATTGGATCTGGATGGGAAGAAGATCCCTGCAGCTGAATATTCCAGTAAGAAAAAACTACTTAAATTGATTAAGTTATTATTAGTTCGATTCGGCAAAGGTGTACATAAAGAGGAACTTTTAGAAAATCTCTGGCCTGGGATGTCCGAGAAAAATGCTCTCAATAGTTTACATGCACTACTATTCCGTCTTCGTAAAATATTAGGAAACCCGGAAGCGGTTGTATTCGCTGAGGATAGGCTCTTCTTCCATCCTGATCTGGTAGAAGCTGACTTTGTGGAATTCGAGAAAAAATTCGAGACTGCAGGCAAACTTCTTCGTAACAAAAAAGAAGAAGAAGCGGTGCAATCTTATAGAGAAGCACAGGAGCTGTATACGGGAGACTTCTTTGAATTCGATCTGTATTTCCCGGAATCAGAACTAAAAAGAGAATATCTACGTAAGAACCTGATCGAAATTTATAGAATTTTATGCGAATACGCTCAGAAAGCGGGAGATGCAAATTCTCTACTTTCCGATTCGGAAAGCTGGATCCGCTTGGATGATCTGGACGAAAGAGCTTGGAGATTTCATTTCGAATCTTTACAATCTCTGGATCGTAAGAATGAAGCCCTACGCAAATTCGAGGATATGAAGAAGATCCTGAAAAAAGAATTAGGCGTGGAACCTGACCAAGAGACAGTTTCGCTCATTGAAAAGATCCGTGTTACTTCTCCGGTGAGCTGA
- a CDS encoding putative solute-binding protein, with product MKKFLILSVIILGTWMSVGVGAAETVDRSMCVFDPSGAHGDVFKAAQRYQAQALTWGIRLDLKAYTDEVVANSDFKAGKCNMAFLTSLRVRSYVHESGSIEAIGALPSYDLLRKTIEALSNPKVRELNTDGDYETMAMFPGGAVYLLLRDKNLKDIKDLAGRKIATLTYDQAATTMVDIVGASMVPAEIATFAGIFNNGRADACYSPAIGIKPLELMKGISPNGGIVRFPIGQLTFQIVARHKDFAEGFGNTSRAWAATQFDAMLSLTKKAEQEIPAKYWIEVPKDLQKNYFEKFREVRIRLRDKKVYHPTILKLMKRVRCSADKEAAECADNLE from the coding sequence ATGAAGAAGTTTCTCATTCTATCGGTAATCATTCTCGGGACTTGGATGTCCGTAGGTGTGGGAGCAGCGGAGACGGTGGATCGATCCATGTGTGTATTCGATCCTTCCGGCGCACACGGAGACGTGTTTAAAGCGGCACAAAGATACCAAGCACAGGCTTTAACATGGGGAATTCGTCTGGATCTAAAAGCTTATACGGACGAAGTAGTGGCAAACTCCGACTTCAAAGCCGGAAAATGTAATATGGCATTCTTAACTTCTCTTAGAGTAAGAAGTTATGTGCATGAATCCGGATCCATCGAAGCGATCGGCGCATTGCCAAGTTATGACCTTCTCCGCAAAACGATCGAAGCATTATCAAATCCTAAAGTAAGAGAACTGAATACAGACGGCGACTACGAAACCATGGCTATGTTCCCTGGAGGCGCGGTTTATCTTTTATTAAGAGACAAGAACTTGAAAGATATCAAGGACTTGGCCGGAAGAAAGATCGCTACTTTAACTTACGACCAAGCAGCAACAACTATGGTGGATATCGTAGGAGCTTCTATGGTTCCTGCAGAGATCGCTACTTTTGCAGGTATTTTTAATAACGGAAGAGCGGACGCTTGTTATTCCCCTGCGATCGGGATTAAACCGTTGGAACTTATGAAAGGAATTTCTCCGAACGGCGGTATCGTTCGTTTTCCGATCGGACAATTGACTTTCCAGATCGTGGCTCGTCATAAAGATTTCGCAGAAGGTTTCGGAAATACTTCCAGAGCTTGGGCGGCAACTCAGTTTGATGCAATGCTTTCTCTTACCAAAAAAGCGGAGCAGGAGATCCCTGCTAAGTATTGGATAGAAGTTCCTAAAGATCTTCAAAAGAACTATTTCGAAAAATTCAGAGAAGTAAGGATCAGGCTGAGAGACAAAAAAGTATATCATCCTACCATTCTGAAACTAATGAAAAGGGTTCGTTGCAGCGCGGATAAAGAAGCCGCTGAGTGCGCGGATAACCTGGAATAA
- a CDS encoding TRAP transporter large permease subunit, which produces MWRKIVSWAVLFFLFVPLVQSGSQLVQARLLGLGGSIWPNYAMIRNVCIADPNAEADTKAEVSQADMDALDDIGLGDTSGGKNVGVPTGPTETQLELEKLAGSLTTGQKIYCGFERRLSWITISAIDYIPMTMVFLLIVAGTVSTTRRYHIALRNPENSKEEKITEWSQIIANTIIMVSAAFMYPLQKGVEAQIQVLWVLGLLLLAGLNFYNLKNPVFKNGEGKQNTKLSNALLCVPLYCWMAIVCGLYFFILEKHPAGLAIYLQKLTAHAQLYIQIGLYVWTGILLRDTSLGRRFFDLLNPWKFPSELMAVIIVVVAALPTAYSGASGIVVLALGATIFKELRRAGASQERALAATAMSGSLGVVLPPCLLVVIVASLNLEVTTDELFHWGWRVFALSSTLFLIVSWFSRTESWKIKPEQGAFGKSLEAFKSFSVYLVISIAIVLTIVLALGTHFDERTAPYILPIAMLALLFIDYRISKKEKLEKGETHNEEVELSRTSYDAGSHLGALLLLMGLSACMGGVFERSEVIDLFPTQLGSPMSAMLILTFALVIIGMLMDPYGAVILVSVTLYPIAKANGIHPLNFWMTALVSFELGYLTPPVALNHLLTKHVVRDLLIEDKSLEGKGFFARHEHIVIPIIVLTLTLLVTAFGPILYSKYAG; this is translated from the coding sequence ATGTGGAGAAAAATCGTTTCCTGGGCGGTATTATTCTTTTTATTCGTACCCCTTGTTCAAAGTGGAAGCCAGTTAGTTCAGGCTAGGTTACTAGGCTTAGGCGGCAGTATTTGGCCGAACTATGCAATGATCCGAAATGTTTGTATCGCCGATCCGAATGCGGAAGCGGATACAAAAGCAGAAGTCAGCCAAGCGGATATGGACGCTTTGGATGATATTGGTCTAGGAGATACTTCCGGTGGGAAAAATGTTGGAGTTCCAACAGGACCTACTGAAACCCAATTGGAATTGGAGAAGCTTGCAGGCTCTCTAACAACAGGACAAAAAATCTATTGTGGATTTGAGCGCAGGCTTTCTTGGATCACTATCTCAGCCATAGATTATATTCCAATGACAATGGTATTCTTGCTGATCGTAGCAGGAACCGTTTCGACTACTCGAAGATATCATATCGCTCTTAGAAACCCTGAGAACTCCAAAGAGGAAAAGATCACCGAGTGGAGCCAGATCATCGCAAATACGATCATCATGGTTTCTGCAGCATTCATGTATCCTCTTCAAAAAGGTGTGGAAGCTCAGATCCAGGTGCTTTGGGTTTTGGGACTGCTTCTTTTGGCAGGATTAAATTTTTATAATTTAAAAAATCCTGTATTTAAGAATGGAGAAGGAAAACAGAATACCAAACTTTCCAACGCATTATTATGCGTTCCTCTATATTGCTGGATGGCGATTGTCTGCGGATTGTACTTTTTCATTCTGGAAAAACACCCGGCCGGACTTGCGATCTATCTGCAAAAATTGACCGCTCATGCTCAGCTTTATATACAGATCGGTCTTTACGTTTGGACAGGTATTCTTTTAAGAGATACTTCTTTGGGAAGAAGGTTCTTCGATCTTCTGAACCCATGGAAATTCCCTTCCGAACTTATGGCGGTGATCATCGTTGTTGTTGCGGCTCTTCCTACCGCTTATAGCGGTGCTTCCGGGATCGTGGTTTTAGCATTAGGAGCTACTATCTTCAAGGAATTAAGAAGGGCAGGTGCAAGCCAAGAGAGAGCGCTTGCTGCGACCGCAATGTCCGGAAGTTTGGGAGTGGTTCTTCCTCCATGTTTGCTGGTGGTGATTGTTGCTTCCTTAAACTTAGAAGTGACTACCGACGAATTATTCCATTGGGGTTGGAGAGTATTTGCACTTTCTTCCACTTTATTCTTGATCGTTAGCTGGTTTAGCAGGACTGAATCCTGGAAGATCAAACCGGAGCAAGGTGCTTTCGGAAAATCATTAGAAGCATTCAAATCCTTTTCCGTATATTTGGTGATCTCTATCGCTATCGTTCTAACGATCGTTCTTGCACTCGGAACCCATTTTGATGAAAGAACCGCACCGTATATCTTACCAATCGCGATGTTGGCTCTTCTATTCATAGATTATAGAATTTCCAAGAAGGAAAAATTGGAGAAGGGAGAAACTCATAATGAAGAAGTGGAACTTTCCAGAACTTCTTATGATGCAGGCTCTCACTTAGGTGCACTTCTTCTTCTTATGGGGTTATCCGCTTGTATGGGCGGGGTTTTTGAAAGATCGGAAGTGATCGATCTATTCCCGACCCAGCTTGGATCTCCAATGTCTGCTATGTTGATCTTAACATTTGCACTCGTGATCATTGGAATGCTAATGGATCCATACGGCGCTGTAATTTTAGTTTCAGTGACCTTGTATCCGATCGCCAAGGCAAACGGGATCCATCCTTTGAATTTCTGGATGACTGCACTTGTTTCTTTCGAGTTAGGTTATCTGACTCCTCCGGTTGCTCTCAACCACTTGTTGACCAAACATGTTGTGAGAGATCTATTGATAGAGGATAAAAGTTTAGAAGGAAAAGGTTTCTTTGCAAGACATGAACATATCGTGATTCCGATCATTGTTCTGACTCTAACCTTGCTCGTAACCGCTTTCGGACCGATCCTGTATTCTAAGTACGCTGGGTAA
- a CDS encoding inorganic phosphate transporter: protein MDIFLIIVAVMAVLGVMDLLVGVSNDAVNFTNSAVGSRAASRKIILIVSAFGILLGALSSSGMMEVARKGIFHPEFFSLAELMFLFLAVMVSDIILLDLYNTLGLPTSTTVSLVFELLGASLVLAILKADTLNDAFKIINSESALKIIFGIALSVILAFFAGLILMFFFRLIFSFRLEKTMKWFGGIFSGLAVTVVIFFILLTAMKGSTFLSKDVLAWIQTNFKTILALSFIGFSILFQILILSKINVLKIVVLFGTAALAMAFASNDLVNFIGVPIASLQTHELIKAANWDAGVMASGLGKEVLTDNRLLIGAALIMIIALFKSKKAETVTRTEVSLGSQGETVEAYQSSLVARVFVQIAVGIYYPIKRFLPSILRNWISSRFKQSGTLELVRLHESDAFDLLRASVNILIASALILIGTIEKLPLSTTFVTFMVAMGTSLADGAWQKENAVNRVSGVLTVVGGWFMTAIFASFTGGFIAALFYTFGFAAVVVVLVFTFFLVLAFNRIHKKRKAEYDENLEKLLILSKHPEKALSKSLSSLLANLLLEKKAMNTLSSGYIGGKKKDFKQASKILKNLKKNYESSISGFLSLVDRHFDESDFQSIHPFTNALGYIDRIAENLANIHRNTSEKIDRFQTGLTKDEREDLKELRKLAEDLFELLAQSDKVPGLVEKARSGKKAKELSDLKVRIYKNQMKRIRKGDSKLKSSVAYFLVIEELVDINENLFALAEELVWVLPWIETKKKQFAKGNIGSSKLEFPKTKGKKKKKK, encoded by the coding sequence ATGGATATTTTCTTAATCATCGTAGCGGTCATGGCTGTGCTCGGGGTAATGGATTTACTCGTCGGAGTTTCTAATGACGCAGTGAACTTTACGAATTCAGCAGTCGGTTCTAGAGCAGCCTCCAGAAAAATCATCCTGATCGTTTCTGCATTCGGTATCCTGCTCGGGGCCTTAAGCTCCAGCGGAATGATGGAAGTCGCTAGAAAAGGGATATTTCATCCCGAGTTTTTCAGCCTCGCCGAGTTGATGTTCTTATTTTTGGCCGTGATGGTCTCCGATATCATCCTTCTGGACTTATACAATACATTAGGACTTCCTACCTCCACTACAGTGTCCTTGGTTTTTGAACTATTAGGAGCCTCCTTGGTCCTAGCGATCCTCAAAGCAGATACATTAAACGACGCATTTAAGATCATAAACTCCGAATCCGCTTTAAAGATCATATTCGGGATCGCACTTTCCGTGATACTCGCATTCTTTGCGGGACTGATCTTGATGTTCTTCTTTAGATTGATCTTCAGTTTCCGTTTAGAAAAAACGATGAAATGGTTCGGAGGGATCTTCTCAGGACTTGCGGTCACAGTTGTGATCTTCTTCATCCTTCTTACCGCAATGAAAGGGTCTACTTTCTTGAGTAAGGATGTATTAGCTTGGATCCAGACAAATTTTAAGACCATTCTGGCCCTAAGTTTTATAGGATTTTCTATCCTATTCCAGATCCTGATATTATCTAAAATTAATGTTCTGAAAATCGTTGTATTATTCGGAACCGCAGCACTTGCGATGGCGTTTGCAAGCAATGACTTAGTGAACTTCATTGGTGTTCCGATCGCAAGTTTACAAACTCATGAGCTGATCAAGGCAGCCAATTGGGATGCAGGCGTAATGGCATCCGGCTTAGGAAAAGAAGTTCTTACGGATAATAGACTTCTGATCGGTGCTGCACTCATCATGATCATCGCATTATTCAAATCCAAGAAGGCGGAAACGGTCACAAGAACAGAAGTAAGTTTAGGCTCTCAAGGAGAAACTGTAGAGGCGTATCAATCTAGTTTGGTAGCAAGAGTATTCGTCCAGATCGCAGTCGGGATCTATTATCCTATCAAAAGATTTTTGCCTTCTATTCTCCGAAACTGGATCTCTTCCAGATTCAAACAAAGCGGAACCTTGGAGTTAGTTCGTTTGCATGAAAGTGACGCATTCGATTTACTCAGAGCCTCAGTAAACATTTTAATCGCATCCGCACTCATCCTCATAGGAACCATTGAAAAACTTCCGCTTTCCACTACATTCGTAACCTTCATGGTAGCGATGGGAACCTCACTGGCAGACGGAGCCTGGCAAAAAGAAAATGCAGTCAATCGTGTAAGCGGAGTTTTAACGGTTGTAGGCGGATGGTTTATGACTGCGATATTCGCCTCCTTCACGGGCGGATTTATCGCGGCCCTATTCTATACATTCGGCTTTGCGGCAGTTGTAGTTGTTTTAGTATTCACATTCTTCTTGGTCCTTGCATTCAATCGTATCCACAAGAAAAGAAAGGCAGAATACGATGAGAACCTGGAAAAACTTCTTATACTCTCCAAACATCCTGAAAAAGCGCTTTCTAAATCATTATCTTCTCTATTAGCAAATTTATTATTAGAGAAGAAGGCGATGAATACTCTTTCTTCCGGTTATATAGGAGGAAAGAAGAAGGATTTCAAACAGGCTTCTAAAATATTAAAGAACCTAAAGAAGAATTATGAATCTTCTATCTCCGGTTTTTTAAGTCTGGTGGATAGGCATTTTGATGAGTCGGATTTTCAATCCATTCATCCATTCACAAATGCACTCGGTTATATCGATCGTATCGCGGAGAATCTTGCAAATATCCATAGAAACACTTCCGAAAAAATAGATCGTTTCCAAACGGGTCTCACCAAGGACGAAAGAGAAGATCTGAAAGAATTACGTAAACTTGCGGAAGATCTTTTCGAACTTTTAGCTCAATCAGACAAGGTTCCTGGTTTAGTGGAAAAGGCGAGATCGGGTAAAAAAGCAAAAGAACTTTCCGATCTCAAAGTTCGTATCTACAAAAATCAGATGAAACGGATCCGAAAAGGAGACAGCAAATTAAAGTCCAGCGTAGCCTACTTCTTAGTGATAGAAGAACTTGTGGATATTAACGAAAACTTATTTGCTCTCGCAGAAGAACTGGTTTGGGTCTTACCTTGGATAGAAACCAAAAAGAAACAATTTGCAAAGGGAAATATCGGTTCTTCTAAACTGGAATTTCCTAAAACTAAAGGTAAGAAGAAAAAGAAGAAGTAG
- a CDS encoding RNA recognition motif domain-containing protein, with protein sequence MKISVGNLPQEWKEEDLEKLFSKYGKAEHISIKKDKLTGRSLGYGSLELEDAAAKKALEALNKYEVSGKVLTVVDADEWKKEFDKKQSVKGGPSHNKVQGSQTTGGFGSSVRRTGGRGK encoded by the coding sequence ATGAAGATTTCAGTGGGCAATCTTCCCCAGGAATGGAAGGAAGAAGATTTGGAAAAATTATTCTCCAAATATGGAAAGGCCGAACATATTTCCATCAAAAAGGACAAACTCACAGGACGTTCTCTGGGTTACGGTTCTTTGGAATTGGAAGATGCAGCGGCAAAAAAAGCCCTGGAAGCTTTAAACAAGTACGAGGTTTCCGGAAAAGTTCTAACGGTGGTAGACGCCGACGAATGGAAAAAAGAATTCGATAAAAAACAATCCGTAAAAGGCGGACCCAGCCACAATAAAGTGCAGGGAAGCCAGACCACGGGAGGTTTTGGAAGTTCCGTCAGACGTACTGGAGGTAGAGGAAAATGA